One window from the genome of Diabrotica virgifera virgifera chromosome 6, PGI_DIABVI_V3a encodes:
- the LOC126886010 gene encoding zinc finger protein 112-like, which yields MHPFIVCFLVEYFYSDFTVWGKIIIEIHKIKCNQMEVKQEIREETCKVEVVYNDLDDALLDSFECKIEEEPSRQSTQDTYSYLEVQEHPVNPKIEQHGNKLNSYEGNQKTEKGYIQDEHKMEITETLIEHSSYEGNYVSPHAAGKALSQNMKIATGKRPHKCEICLKQFSHLSFLKTHLRVHTGEKPHKCEICLKRFIQAGNLKRHSRTHTGEKPYKCKICFMQFSETSVLTRHLRIHTGEKPYKCEICSKQFSQAKSLQTHLRVHTGEKPYTCETCLKQFSEKNHMKSHLRVHTGEKPYTCEICCKKFSHACSLKGHLRVHNGDTPYKCEICFKQFSHASSLKGHLRVHNGDTPYKCEICFKQFREKGNLNRHFRLHTGAKPHLCEICLMQFSQKSQLESHSRVHIGEKPYKCDICFQDVFSEWPVESTFEVAH from the exons atgcacccatttATTGTGTGTTTTCTTGTAGAATATTTTTATAGTGATTTCACTGTTTGGGGTAAAATTATTATTGAAATACACAAAATCAAGTGTAATCAAATGGAAGTCAAACAAGAAATTAGGGAGGAAACGTGTAAAGTAGAAGTAGTGTATAATGACCTGGATGATGCTCTTTTGGATAGCTTTGAATGTAAAATTGAGGAGGAACCCAGTAGACAAAGTACACAGGACACATATAGTTATTTAGAAGTACAAGAACATCCTGTAAATCCTAAAATAGAACAACATGGGAATAAACTTAACTCATATGAAGgaaaccaaaaaactgaaaaag GTTATATCCAAGATGAACACAAAATGGAAATTACGGAGACACTGATTGAACATTCATCTTACGAAGGAAATTATGTGAGTCCACATGCTGCAGGAAAAGCATTAAGTCAAAATATGAAAATTGCCACTGGAAAAAGGCCTCATAAGTGCGAGATTTGTTTGAAGCAATTTAGCCActtaagttttttgaaaacacatttgagagtgcacactggagaaaaacctcacaaatgtgaaatttgtttaaagcgatttattcaagcaggtaatttgaaaagacattcAAGAacgcatactggagaaaaaccctacaagtgtaaaatttgttttatgcaGTTTTCGGAAACAAGTGTTCTGACGAggcatttaaggatacacactggagaaaagccttacaagtgcgagatttgttctaagcaatttagtcaagcgaAATCTTTacaaacacatttgagagtgcacactggggagaAACCTTACACGTGTGAAACTTGTTTGAAACAGTTTTCCGAGAAAAATCATATGAAAagtcatttgagagtgcacactggggaaaagccTTACACGTGTGAAATTTGTTGTAAAAAATTTAGCCACGCATGTTCTTTGAAaggacatttgagagtgcacaacGGAGACacaccttacaagtgtgaaatttgttttaagcagtttagccaCGCGAGTTCTTTGAAaggacatttgagagtgcacaacGGAGACacaccttacaagtgtgaaatttgttttaagcagtttagagAAAAAGGTAATTTGAATAGACATTTTAGACTGCACACTGGAGCGAAACCTCACctgtgtgaaatttgtttgatgcagttttcccagaaaagtcaATTGGAAAGTCATTCGAGAGTGCACAtcggagaaaaaccttacaagtgcgatATTTGCTTTCAAGACGTTTTCTCAGAATGGCCAGTTGAAAGTACATTCGAGGTTGCACACTGA